The following are encoded together in the Coffea arabica cultivar ET-39 chromosome 1c, Coffea Arabica ET-39 HiFi, whole genome shotgun sequence genome:
- the LOC113732937 gene encoding uncharacterized protein: MKIQPIDFTSPEGSSAPRYEPVKPIIKSRFKRLFERQFSSVLKISAPEKSTGTIAGGGESHFGKEICDDFELSSVCLDKMVENFIYESGDNKQRCGRQRCKCLRGNGTDSSDDEADSVNCFGESNHTSCPDACDSLKSLVPCACVSERNLLADIAKIVEKNKIGKRKDHFCRKIVTDDLLTLGYDASICESRWEKSSSFPAGEYEYVDVLFEGDRLIIDIDFRSEFEIARSTKAYKLILQVLPIIFVGKADRLQRIVSIVSEAAKQSLKKKGMPCPPWRKAEYVMAKWLSPYTRATPKLTPMPSAMDSHERDVKVEREDPLNLKEGSGREFELTIGEKISRVETNDCAGENEEKSLMVAKQWKPPETKPKSSQIGVKILAGLASVIEG; this comes from the exons GGATCATCAGCTCCTCGATATGAGCCGGTGAAGCCGATAATCAAGTCTCGGTTCAAGCGGCTTTTCGAGCGGCAGTTCTCTAGTGTCTTGAAGATATCGGCTCCGGAGAAGTCAACAGGAACCATCGCCGGTGGAGGAGAGTCACATTTTGGCAAGGAAATTTGCGATGACTTCGAGCTGAGTTCTGTTTGCTTGGATAAGATGGTGGAGAATTTCATCTACGAGAGCGGTGACAATAAGCAGAGGTGTGGCCGACAGCGGTGCAAGTGCTTGAGGGGGAACGGTACGGACAGCTCAGACGATGAAGCCGACTCAGTCAATTGCTTCGGTGAATCAAACCATACCAGTTGCCCCGATGCATGTGATTCCCTCAAG AGTTTGGTACCATGTGCTTGTGTTTCTGAGAGAAACCTATTGGCTGACATTGCGAAAATCGTTGAAAAGAACAAAATTGGCAAGCGCAAGGACcatttttgcagaaaaattgtGACTGATGATCTTTTAACCCTCGGATATGATGCTTCAATCTGCGAGTCTCGCTGGGAAAAATCCTCCTCTTTCCCAGCTG GGGAATATGAATACGTCGATGTTTTGTTTGAAGGCGATAGGCTGATAATTGACATCGATTTCAGATCAGAATTTGAGATTGCAAGGTCCACTAAAGCCTACAAATTGATCCTACAGGTCTTGCCGATTATATTCGTCGGCAAAGCTGATCGTCTTCAGAGGATTGTGAGCATTGTCTCTGAGGCAGCAAAGCAAAGCTTGAAGAAGAAAGGCATGCCCTGTCCCCCGTGGCGAAAAGCTGAATATGTCATGGCCAAATGGCTCTCTCCTTACACCCGAGCTACACCGAAATTAACTCCAATGCCATCAGCAATGGATTCCCATGAGAGGGATGTGAAAGTTGAAAGGGAAGATCCTTTAAATCTAAAGGAGGGCTCTGGAAGAGAGTTTGAGCTGACGATCGGAGAGAAAATCTCTCGAGTTGAGACAAATGATTGTGCTGGTGAAAATGAAGAGAAGTCTCTGATGGTGGCAAAGCAATGGAAGCCCCCGGAGACTAAGCCAAAGAGTTCACAGATTGGTGTCAAAATCCTCGCTGGTTTAGCTTCTGTCATTGAAGGCTAG